Proteins co-encoded in one Bacteroidota bacterium genomic window:
- a CDS encoding serine/threonine-protein phosphatase has translation MLVFCSVFLKAQSISDFELKEISDNLAYKSSVPKVEKIYASIKLAHTLVNPNPDSAQVVYLQAITNSQKNKLIELHQRILIDYAWHRLRNNDVEEAERCLNEALKIKTSNQVFLSDFYFKRISCGINKVKGNFKEALFLGLDAKQHLQDKLESESNLVKRAFYQLALVNIQSDIANLYKDTKQLEKSISIQKENLQQIKSWDTEYLKMIEKEEKDKFLYLASAYNNLGLTYISRLNDGANPDTLIEGYFKNAVSISQQLNNQDILLKSYYNFSKYAALIGSYTVQYEFLLKALQLSQSMNNSRGIIMCKSELADNLLIRKKNPVLALQYAMDAIKQMRAIGESNPGAKAQVLATYLATLKENNYTDSVLIYSDSLNELREAELKQTYDNEMTEMQTKYETAEKEKEILKQQTELSKNQIQKKILFGGLAALLLIIGLVYRSLLQKKKASAIIEHQKEIVETKNKEILQSIRYSKRLQEAILPPAKLVREKLNKSFVLYKPKDIIAGDFYWLETNKEWTLFAAADCTGHGVPGALVSVVCSNALNRAIKEFNLTDPGKILDKVRELVIETFEKSESEVKDGMDISLCVLDQQSNILKWAGANNPLWIIRKGANSIEEVKPDHQPIGTYSVQTPFTTHQIYLKNGDSLYIFTDGFVDQFGGEQGKKFKSSQLKQLLLSVQSKDMDVQQGIIDTAFEKWKRKEEQLDDVCIIGVRV, from the coding sequence ATGCTGGTTTTTTGCAGCGTTTTTTTAAAAGCTCAATCTATCAGCGATTTCGAATTAAAGGAAATTTCTGACAATCTAGCTTACAAAAGTTCAGTTCCCAAAGTCGAAAAAATTTATGCTAGCATAAAATTAGCGCACACCTTAGTAAATCCCAATCCCGATTCTGCTCAGGTAGTTTATTTGCAGGCTATCACAAACAGTCAAAAAAATAAACTCATCGAATTGCATCAACGCATATTAATTGACTATGCCTGGCACCGCTTGCGCAATAACGATGTTGAAGAGGCCGAGAGATGTTTAAATGAAGCACTTAAAATTAAAACAAGCAATCAGGTTTTTTTGAGCGATTTTTATTTTAAACGAATTAGCTGTGGAATAAATAAAGTAAAAGGAAACTTTAAAGAAGCGCTTTTTCTGGGCTTAGATGCAAAACAACACCTACAAGATAAACTCGAAAGCGAAAGCAACCTTGTAAAAAGGGCATTTTACCAGTTGGCATTAGTAAACATACAAAGCGACATTGCTAACCTGTATAAAGATACCAAGCAATTGGAGAAAAGTATCAGCATTCAAAAGGAAAATTTGCAGCAAATAAAAAGCTGGGATACTGAGTATTTAAAAATGATAGAAAAGGAGGAAAAGGATAAATTCTTATACTTGGCAAGTGCTTATAACAACCTTGGACTAACCTATATCAGCAGGCTAAATGACGGGGCCAACCCCGACACATTAATTGAAGGTTATTTTAAGAATGCGGTTAGTATTAGTCAGCAATTAAATAATCAAGACATACTCCTAAAATCGTATTATAATTTTTCAAAGTATGCTGCGCTAATTGGCAGTTATACCGTTCAATATGAATTTTTGCTAAAAGCACTGCAACTGAGCCAAAGTATGAACAACTCTCGCGGAATAATAATGTGCAAATCTGAACTGGCCGACAATTTACTTATCCGCAAAAAAAACCCTGTTTTAGCACTTCAATATGCCATGGATGCAATAAAACAAATGCGTGCCATTGGCGAATCAAACCCGGGAGCCAAGGCGCAGGTATTAGCAACCTACCTAGCAACCCTAAAAGAAAATAACTACACCGATTCGGTATTGATTTATTCCGACTCGCTAAACGAATTGCGTGAGGCCGAGCTTAAACAAACCTACGACAATGAAATGACCGAAATGCAAACTAAGTATGAAACAGCGGAAAAGGAAAAAGAAATTTTGAAACAGCAAACTGAGCTTTCAAAAAATCAAATCCAAAAAAAAATATTGTTTGGGGGCTTAGCGGCGCTACTTTTAATAATAGGATTGGTATACCGTAGTTTACTGCAAAAGAAAAAAGCATCAGCAATAATTGAACATCAAAAGGAAATTGTGGAAACAAAAAACAAAGAAATTTTACAAAGCATCAGGTATAGTAAACGATTGCAGGAGGCAATTCTGCCTCCCGCCAAATTAGTTCGAGAAAAACTTAACAAAAGCTTTGTACTCTATAAACCCAAAGACATTATTGCCGGCGACTTTTATTGGCTCGAAACGAATAAAGAATGGACACTTTTTGCCGCAGCCGACTGCACCGGACATGGAGTGCCGGGTGCACTTGTAAGTGTTGTTTGTAGTAATGCGCTAAACCGAGCGATTAAAGAATTTAACCTTACCGATCCCGGAAAAATTTTAGACAAAGTAAGGGAGCTGGTAATTGAAACATTCGAAAAAAGTGAGAGCGAAGTAAAAGATGGAATGGATATTTCGCTTTGCGTGCTCGATCAACAAAGTAATATTTTAAAATGGGCAGGTGCAAATAACCCATTGTGGATTATTAGAAAGGGGGCAAACTCCATTGAAGAAGTAAAACCCGATCATCAGCCTATTGGCACCTACTCGGTTCAAACGCCATTTACAACTCACCAAATTTATTTAAAAAACGGTGACAGTCTTTACATTTTTACCGATGGTTTTGTAGACCAATTTGGCGGCGAACAGGGTAAAAAATTTAAATCTTCCCAACTCAAACAATTATTGTTATCA
- a CDS encoding T9SS type A sorting domain-containing protein, with product MNYLKCIVLIALFLFYDHKANAQLLTNNNVSITVKSATQITVQGTIQNQNLTTIDNSGTIDLSGNWINNTSNNNFGISAGTVILNGANQTIGGSNTTLFHNLTLSGTGTKTLLINTTVGGSAATGVLGIGTSVLDLNGNTFTLFNPLSTALTYTTGAGGGYVLSERTDNSSKFTWQIGSNITTHKIPFGNVAGLQIPVEINTTAGNIGDVTVSTYPTSANNLPLPVAPILVTHVKDIAGVNNSANTVDRFWQIDKTGPTGTATLVFTHDPLEAAANGTTSIRAQRWNQAYDGWEFPVLGQINPFAFQVTVPGVTLFNSVYTLALQANPLPVELIAFTAQLSSNQQTDIQWTTATEENSDYFVVEKSTDGKNFFDFIRVKAAGNSSSIVNYKVLDESPFKDYTYYRLRQVDFNSAQCYSQIEAVYMSNDKVGNSMVYPNPVIGTMTLKIIGKVYSEYQIIDAQAKILSQNKISTYENETVIPIDCSDLANGIYVLVLKGNEKTETLKFVVYTK from the coding sequence ATGAATTACCTTAAATGCATAGTATTAATTGCTCTTTTTTTGTTTTATGACCATAAAGCAAATGCGCAACTACTTACCAACAACAATGTTAGCATTACCGTAAAATCAGCAACTCAAATAACTGTTCAAGGAACTATTCAAAACCAAAACCTAACTACCATCGACAACTCCGGCACCATTGACTTATCGGGTAATTGGATAAATAACACTAGCAACAATAATTTTGGTATATCGGCGGGTACTGTTATTTTAAATGGTGCAAATCAAACTATTGGTGGTAGTAATACAACGTTGTTTCATAATTTAACGTTATCCGGAACAGGTACCAAAACATTACTAATAAACACGACTGTTGGAGGAAGTGCCGCCACTGGAGTATTAGGCATAGGCACCAGTGTGTTGGATTTAAACGGCAATACGTTTACGCTTTTTAATCCATTATCAACTGCACTAACTTACACTACCGGAGCTGGAGGGGGCTATGTTCTAAGCGAAAGAACAGATAATAGTTCAAAGTTTACTTGGCAAATTGGCTCCAACATTACTACCCACAAAATACCATTTGGCAATGTTGCCGGCTTACAAATTCCTGTCGAAATAAATACCACAGCTGGAAACATTGGCGATGTTACTGTTTCGACTTATCCCACATCTGCCAACAATTTGCCCTTACCGGTTGCGCCTATACTGGTTACACATGTTAAGGACATAGCTGGCGTCAACAATAGTGCAAACACAGTTGACCGTTTTTGGCAAATTGACAAAACCGGCCCTACCGGTACAGCAACTTTAGTATTTACGCACGACCCACTTGAAGCAGCGGCCAATGGTACAACCAGTATTCGAGCACAGCGCTGGAATCAAGCATACGATGGCTGGGAGTTTCCTGTTCTTGGTCAAATAAATCCGTTTGCTTTTCAGGTAACAGTACCAGGTGTGACCCTGTTTAATAGTGTGTATACATTAGCACTTCAAGCTAACCCTTTGCCTGTTGAGCTAATTGCTTTTACTGCACAGCTTTCTTCAAATCAACAAACCGACATTCAATGGACTACTGCTACCGAAGAAAACAGCGATTATTTTGTAGTTGAAAAATCAACAGATGGTAAAAACTTTTTCGATTTTATACGAGTGAAAGCAGCCGGAAACTCTAGCTCCATTGTTAATTATAAAGTACTCGACGAAAGTCCGTTTAAAGATTATACTTATTACCGTTTAAGGCAAGTTGATTTTAATTCAGCGCAATGTTATTCACAAATTGAAGCAGTTTATATGTCTAATGATAAGGTTGGCAATTCCATGGTTTACCCCAATCCGGTAATTGGTACTATGACATTAAAAATTATTGGTAAAGTTTATAGTGAGTATCAAATTATCGATGCTCAAGCTAAAATTTTAAGCCAAAATAAAATATCAACTTATGAAAACGAAACAGTTATTCCCATTGATTGCAGCGACTTGGCAAATGGTATATATGTGTTAGTGTTAAAGGGAAATGAAAAAACCGAAACATTAAAATTTGTAGTTTATACAAAGTAA
- a CDS encoding tail fiber domain-containing protein, which produces MKKYRHPLSWVLLLSIFFATLSNIIFAQGVGINNPTPHASALLDLTSTTQGFLAPRMTSTQRLLIATPAVGLLVYDITLKKYLVYNGSFWQGLLSASNVNVSSAWLTLGNDSTLAATNFIGTLDSVDFVIRTNNRERLRIKANGQIFTNNQGTDALNNIFLGENAGNTTTTGAGNSALGSYSLTNVSSGANNTAVGIGVLEDLTTGSGNTAVGERAAKKNTSGFGNTAMGRYSLFNNQTGNQNVAIGDSVLSLGFPSVGNYNVGIGQGVLKLNTGAYNLALGYRAAYYNTIGINNVAIGYRASYSNATGVSNVSIGYEALFSDNLSTRSIAIGNQAMRNGLNNVDNIGIGWSALNGAPTNVGSRNIAIGTGALLILTSGSSNVSIGSYTGALTNSGSRNVFVGDAAGYTNSTGGFNVFSGYNTGYSNAGGSFNTFIGTNAGFSNISGNNNMFVGTDCGRLSTGDYNTFGGVWSGYNITTGNQNTFYGGLSGFASGGGSNNTYIGYFADGGGSSFINSASFGYNTQVFASNAQRFGDNNVNRWGFGTNVPGGRAIQVGANVTDGNGAYLTSAGVWTNTSDSTLKTNFEFLNSAEILRKINGLRISKWEYIGSEYHETHIGPLAQQFHALFNVGLDDKAISTIDPSGVALIGIQELSKQNQQLQFENEELKKEVEVLKTQMNERYNELSKKLEEYKR; this is translated from the coding sequence ATGAAAAAATATCGCCATCCCCTAAGCTGGGTTTTATTGTTAAGTATTTTTTTTGCAACACTCTCAAATATAATTTTTGCCCAAGGTGTGGGCATAAATAACCCCACTCCCCATGCTAGCGCCTTGCTCGATTTAACCTCTACAACTCAAGGCTTTTTGGCGCCGCGCATGACTAGCACTCAACGATTGTTAATTGCTACTCCGGCGGTAGGCTTGCTTGTTTACGATATAACCTTAAAAAAGTATTTAGTTTATAACGGATCATTCTGGCAAGGATTACTAAGTGCATCTAATGTAAATGTTTCGAGTGCTTGGCTTACTTTAGGAAATGATTCTACACTTGCAGCAACCAATTTTATTGGAACATTAGACAGTGTTGATTTTGTGATTAGAACGAACAACCGCGAACGTTTAAGAATAAAAGCAAATGGACAAATTTTTACAAATAACCAGGGTACTGATGCACTAAACAATATATTTTTGGGTGAAAATGCCGGAAATACTACCACAACCGGTGCAGGCAATTCGGCTTTAGGATCTTATTCATTAACCAATGTAAGCTCTGGAGCCAACAACACAGCTGTGGGTATCGGCGTGCTCGAAGACCTAACTACAGGAAGTGGCAATACTGCAGTGGGTGAAAGAGCAGCCAAAAAAAATACCAGCGGATTTGGAAACACGGCAATGGGTAGATACTCGTTGTTTAACAACCAAACCGGAAATCAAAATGTAGCCATTGGTGATAGTGTTTTATCGTTGGGCTTTCCATCGGTTGGAAATTATAATGTGGGCATTGGGCAAGGCGTTTTAAAACTAAATACCGGCGCTTACAATTTAGCATTGGGTTACAGGGCGGCTTATTACAATACAATCGGTATCAACAACGTAGCAATAGGTTATAGAGCTTCTTATTCAAATGCAACCGGTGTCTCAAATGTTAGCATTGGCTACGAAGCGCTTTTCTCCGATAATTTGTCTACCCGATCTATAGCAATTGGAAATCAGGCGATGCGTAACGGATTGAACAATGTTGACAATATTGGAATTGGTTGGTCGGCCCTAAATGGAGCACCTACCAATGTTGGAAGCAGAAACATAGCCATAGGCACAGGTGCGCTGCTTATTCTAACAAGCGGTTCAAGCAATGTGTCTATTGGTTCCTATACAGGAGCGTTAACAAATTCGGGCTCGCGCAATGTTTTTGTTGGTGATGCAGCCGGCTACACAAACTCTACGGGCGGTTTCAATGTTTTCTCAGGTTACAATACAGGATATAGCAATGCAGGAGGCTCATTCAATACGTTTATTGGAACCAATGCAGGTTTTAGCAATATTAGCGGTAACAACAATATGTTTGTTGGAACAGATTGTGGAAGACTAAGTACCGGCGATTATAATACGTTTGGTGGAGTATGGTCGGGCTATAATATTACAACCGGCAATCAAAATACTTTCTATGGAGGATTGTCAGGTTTCGCTTCAGGTGGCGGAAGTAATAATACCTATATTGGTTATTTTGCTGATGGAGGCGGTTCTTCCTTCATTAACTCAGCCTCATTTGGATACAATACTCAAGTTTTTGCAAGCAATGCTCAACGATTTGGCGATAATAACGTTAATCGCTGGGGTTTTGGCACTAATGTACCTGGTGGTAGAGCAATACAAGTTGGAGCAAATGTAACCGATGGAAACGGGGCCTATTTAACTAGTGCCGGCGTATGGACCAACACATCAGACAGTACCCTAAAAACAAACTTCGAGTTCCTCAATAGTGCTGAAATACTGCGTAAAATTAATGGCTTGCGCATCAGTAAATGGGAATATATTGGTTCTGAATATCATGAAACACACATCGGGCCTTTAGCGCAACAATTTCATGCATTGTTTAATGTTGGCCTTGATGATAAAGCCATAAGCACCATTGACCCTTCGGGGGTAGCACTCATCGGAATTCAAGAATTAAGCAAACAAAATCAGCAACTGCAATTTGAAAACGAAGAATTAAAAAAAGAAGTTGAAGTTTTGAAAACTCAAATGAATGAGCGATACAATGAGTTGTCTAAAAAGTTGGAGGAGTATAAAAGGTGA
- a CDS encoding response regulator transcription factor, which yields MTASQKLTKRELQIVKLICNGMSDGEIAQHLTLSPSTIRTHRKKILSKLDLKKTVLLVRYAYENKLIS from the coding sequence ATGACCGCCTCTCAAAAGCTTACCAAACGCGAATTGCAAATTGTAAAATTAATTTGCAACGGCATGAGTGATGGTGAAATTGCACAACACCTAACCTTAAGTCCTTCAACAATTCGTACACATCGCAAAAAAATATTGAGCAAGTTAGATCTAAAGAAGACGGTTTTGTTGGTTCGCTATGCTTATGAAAACAAATTAATTAGCTGA
- a CDS encoding tetratricopeptide repeat protein — translation MITRISRLLFYFILINLHTSLAQQMKEDSLLIAANTTIMDTNKVKSMLELGKHYYNSSKYEQSIRLLEKAVGLGKNLKFNNGIGKAYFHIGRAYKKQYNFEQAILNVRKSIFYLKEFPTIQAVAYEQLADCYYDLGDFKTTESYYDTIVKLATSRKDTAQLLRILTNSGNLFFFKGDFQKSTYNYTKALKIGEAQKDSEVVAANLNNIANSYTELNDYKNAIVSATKAIYLAKSIKDYKKMGIAYDIVASNLVNLKLLDSVEVNYRKSVHFFKIADAKGDLALALKNFADYYYLSFKNAKHTNAKLNANQFLDSAKLKLTQALNYANEASDEYTKASILNSLGYINKDLNNWADAKNNLVQSVHISNSHGFKDLYKKACTELATVLYELNDFKNAYLYADTARMLEDSIMNQEKIKAIGELTIKYESEKKEQQLKLLAKEAEAKALQHAKETQKKQYAYFGIVLLLLVGSYTFWLYTKRKKLSTQLAGSIIQLNEAQAQLIVTEKEKEAASVRLRIAQDIHDDVGSNLTKITMLSQLISEQSNSFSDVKSSAKKLSSYSHQLNQSMSEIIWASDPKNDSLEKFLDYLKQYALNFFADSEVKVTTDFPNVNTALLLNPELKRNLFLIAKEALNNSLKYAEANNVHLGFTINSNQFEFTVSDNGKGFLMDEKKLTGNGIHNITQRVKNIKGKLIYSAQPGAGCRIHIVGELV, via the coding sequence GTGATAACGAGAATTAGCCGCTTATTGTTTTATTTTATTCTTATCAACCTTCATACTTCACTGGCTCAACAAATGAAGGAAGATAGCCTCCTAATTGCTGCTAATACAACAATTATGGATACAAATAAAGTAAAGTCGATGCTGGAATTGGGTAAGCACTATTATAACTCTTCAAAGTATGAGCAATCAATACGTTTACTCGAAAAGGCGGTAGGGTTAGGCAAAAATCTCAAATTTAACAACGGTATTGGTAAAGCTTATTTCCATATAGGTCGCGCTTATAAAAAGCAATATAATTTTGAGCAAGCAATTTTAAATGTACGAAAGAGTATTTTTTATTTGAAAGAATTTCCGACTATTCAGGCAGTTGCTTATGAGCAATTGGCAGATTGCTACTACGATTTAGGCGACTTTAAAACCACAGAGAGTTACTACGATACCATTGTTAAGTTGGCAACCTCCCGTAAAGATACAGCGCAATTACTGCGCATCTTAACCAATTCGGGAAACCTTTTTTTCTTTAAGGGAGATTTTCAAAAATCCACCTACAATTACACAAAAGCCTTAAAAATTGGTGAAGCACAAAAAGATTCAGAAGTGGTTGCTGCTAACTTAAACAATATAGCAAACTCCTACACTGAACTGAATGATTATAAAAATGCAATTGTATCGGCAACTAAAGCCATCTATTTGGCGAAGTCAATTAAGGATTATAAAAAAATGGGAATTGCCTACGATATTGTTGCGAGCAATTTAGTTAATTTAAAACTACTCGACAGTGTTGAGGTAAACTATCGCAAATCGGTACACTTTTTTAAAATAGCCGACGCGAAAGGAGACCTTGCTTTAGCACTTAAAAATTTTGCCGATTATTATTATTTATCATTTAAAAATGCAAAGCACACAAATGCGAAATTAAATGCAAATCAATTCTTAGATAGTGCAAAACTAAAATTAACCCAGGCTCTTAATTACGCCAATGAAGCTAGTGATGAATACACAAAAGCCTCTATATTAAACTCACTGGGTTATATCAACAAAGATTTAAATAACTGGGCTGACGCAAAAAACAACTTAGTGCAAAGTGTTCACATTTCAAACAGTCATGGATTTAAAGATTTGTATAAAAAAGCGTGTACTGAGCTGGCTACAGTGTTGTACGAATTGAACGATTTTAAAAATGCCTATTTATATGCCGATACTGCAAGAATGCTGGAAGACTCAATAATGAATCAAGAAAAAATAAAAGCTATTGGGGAGCTCACCATAAAGTATGAATCTGAAAAAAAGGAGCAACAATTAAAGCTATTAGCCAAAGAAGCCGAAGCAAAGGCATTGCAACATGCAAAAGAAACTCAAAAAAAGCAATATGCATATTTTGGTATTGTACTATTATTGTTGGTTGGTAGTTATACTTTTTGGTTGTATACTAAACGTAAAAAACTGAGCACTCAGTTAGCAGGATCCATAATTCAACTTAATGAAGCTCAGGCACAACTTATTGTAACCGAAAAAGAAAAAGAGGCTGCTAGTGTTCGTTTGCGTATTGCCCAGGACATACATGATGATGTGGGAAGCAATCTTACTAAAATTACAATGTTGAGTCAGTTAATATCTGAGCAATCAAATTCATTTTCGGATGTAAAATCTTCTGCCAAAAAACTTTCCTCTTATTCGCATCAGCTAAATCAATCGATGAGCGAAATTATTTGGGCAAGCGATCCTAAAAATGATTCGCTCGAAAAATTCCTTGACTATTTAAAACAATATGCTCTAAATTTTTTTGCTGATAGCGAAGTTAAAGTTACCACTGATTTTCCAAATGTTAACACCGCGCTATTGCTTAACCCGGAATTGAAACGAAATTTATTTTTAATAGCTAAAGAAGCACTAAACAATAGCCTCAAATATGCCGAAGCGAATAATGTTCACTTGGGTTTTACCATCAACTCCAATCAATTTGAATTTACTGTAAGCGATAATGGAAAGGGATTTTTGATGGATGAAAAGAAGCTGACAGGAAACGGCATACACAACATTACACAACGAGTAAAAAACATTAAAGGAAAGTTAATTTATAGCGCTCAACCCGGAGCCGGATGTCGCATTCATATTGTCGGCGAACTTGTTTAA
- a CDS encoding response regulator transcription factor, whose protein sequence is MNSIIKLALVEDDTELIEMLKKTLSVENDMELIRAFPNGALFLAEFKHLQVDVVLMDIGIPGKTGIECIQEAKLMMPQVQFIVYTAFPNHEYIFQALCAGASGYLIKTNSTSELLDGIRQVKNGGSPMSPHIARLVVNSFQKIKPLASESTLTSREVEIINFMADGFNYKEIGAKLFISPQTVRTHIRNIYEKLQVKSKTEAINKIFRN, encoded by the coding sequence ATGAATTCAATAATCAAATTAGCGCTCGTAGAAGATGATACAGAACTAATTGAAATGCTCAAAAAAACTCTTTCTGTTGAAAATGATATGGAGTTAATTAGAGCATTCCCCAACGGAGCACTTTTTTTAGCTGAATTCAAACACCTTCAAGTTGACGTAGTTTTAATGGATATTGGTATACCCGGAAAAACAGGCATTGAGTGTATTCAAGAAGCAAAGCTAATGATGCCACAAGTTCAATTTATTGTATACACAGCCTTTCCCAATCATGAATATATTTTCCAAGCCCTGTGTGCTGGAGCCAGTGGCTACCTTATAAAAACTAATTCAACCAGTGAACTTTTGGATGGTATTAGGCAAGTAAAAAATGGTGGTTCACCAATGTCGCCCCATATAGCGCGATTGGTTGTTAATTCATTTCAAAAAATTAAACCTTTAGCATCCGAATCAACATTGACTTCGCGCGAAGTCGAAATAATTAATTTTATGGCTGATGGATTCAACTACAAAGAAATAGGCGCAAAACTTTTTATTAGTCCTCAAACAGTTCGAACCCATATTCGAAATATATATGAAAAGCTACAAGTGAAATCTAAAACAGAAGCTATTAATAAAATTTTCAGAAATTAA